The region GGCGCAAGGTGGCCCATGTGGGCTTTGACTGGCCTGAACTCAAGGGCGTGCTCGCCAAAATTGAAGAAGAATACCAGGAATTGCTCGAGGCCTGTGAGCAGGATGAGCCCGAGGCCATTTTTCATGAATTGGGCGATGTCTTTTTTACGCTCGTGAACCTGGCCCGTTGGTTTAAACTCGATCCTGAAGACGCCATGCGACAGACCAATGCCCGTTTCGTGCGTCGTTTTCAAGCCATGGAAGCAGCTTTGGCCGGACGCAGCCTGAAAGAGCTCGCGCTTGAGGAATGGGATATCCTCTGGAATCAGGCCAAGGAGCAGGTGGGGTGATCGCCTTTTTGCGGGGGATTCCCGCTGCATTTGGGCCCAGCAGTGTGACGCTTGATGTGCAGGGGGTGGGCTATGAAGTACAGCTCAGTGAGCGTTACCGTCTGCAATTGCAGGCTGCAGGCAAAGCTGAAGTGACGCTTTTGACTTGGCTGGCCCACCGTGAAGACAGCATGGAGCTGTTTGGCTTTGAATCCCGCCAGGAAAAAGAACTCTTTCTTTTGCTCAACCGGGTCAGTGGCGTGGGCCTGCGTACGGCGCTGGCGATTGTCTCTGCACTTGAAGTTTCAGAAATTATCACGGCGATTGCAGGCAATCAGCCCAAGGTCTTGACCCGTGCCCCCGGAATCGGGCAAAAAACAGCCCAGCGGATTATTCTGGAATTACGTGAGAAATTGGCGAAGATCTACCCTGATCTGCCGGTTTCTACTTCAGCGGGCCCGCTGGAACCTGGGATTCAGGAAGAAGTGGAAGTGACGCTTTTGGCCCTGGGCTATGGCCCTGATGAAATCGCACGGGCCTGGGGACTTTTGCCTGCTTCTGAAAATCCAGCCGATGCCGATGCCGTCATTCGTTTTTTGTTGACCCAATTGGGGCCCTGATCCAAAAAACAGGGTCTGGATCCGAAGTTCGTTACAAAATTTAATCAAAAGATAAGCCTCTTTTAGGGCTAAATCAAAAAATGGACGTAAGATCTGAAAAGGATGTTAGGATAATACTTGTGGAGATTATGCCCTGGAGGACATCATGACCATCGGTTACAATAACAATCAAGCAGCCCTGCTGGCAGGCATGAACCCTGTCGGTTATCAGCAGGCGGTTGCTGCTCCGGGTTATGCCCCTTATACCCCGAGTTATACCTTGCCGATTCAACCTGCTCCCATGCAGCCCCCCGGAATGAAAGTAGACAATTACGAATCTACCCGCGACAAGAACGCCGGAGATTTTGTGGCCGGATTCTTCACCGGCGCTGGCAAGGCGATCTATGATATGGGCCATGGCCTGTTCTTCCTGGGCAAAACCGCAGGCAATATCGTGACCCATCCGATTAAATCCGCTCAGTGGGTCGGGGGTGCCGCCATTCATGCCGTCAGCCATCCGATTCAAACGGGTGAAGCGATTGTCACCCTGCCTTTTAAAGTGGCCAATGGGATTGTTAAACCTTATTCACAAGCAATTCAACAGGGCCGTTATGGTGAAGCTCTGGGCCGTCTGACCGTTGACGTGACCGTGATTGCTGCCAGCTTTGGCAATAAACCTGCCGGTGGTGGCCCTGCGCCTGCACCCGGTCCCACTCCCCCTCCTCCGCCTCCTCCTGCACCTACACCTGTTGCAGATGTGGTCAGCGTGGTGGATGATGCCGCCAAGGTCGTTCCCGGCGGTGGCGTGACCAATAATGTCACCAGTCAGGTCGGTGATGTTCTGCTTGAAAAACTCGTCAATGTTGAAAATGTTGCTCCGGGTGCCACTGTCAATATCAATATCGGCAATGTCGAAATTGGCAAAACGGTGATGAGTGGAACCATCAATGCCACCAGTGGTGGCGGTGGTGCCATGAAGACTGTGGGTAAAATGGTTGAAAATGCAGACGAAGTGGCGAAGGTGGTTTCTCCCCAAACCGCCTATGAAGTCGCTCAAGCCGTTGAAACCGTGACCCCGGCCGCTGAGGTCGTGACGGTAGCGGCTGAACAGAGCCGAA is a window of bacterium (Candidatus Blackallbacteria) CG13_big_fil_rev_8_21_14_2_50_49_14 DNA encoding:
- the ruvA gene encoding Holliday junction branch migration protein RuvA, encoding MGYPLESGQGAGGVIAFLRGIPAAFGPSSVTLDVQGVGYEVQLSERYRLQLQAAGKAEVTLLTWLAHREDSMELFGFESRQEKELFLLLNRVSGVGLRTALAIVSALEVSEIITAIAGNQPKVLTRAPGIGQKTAQRIILELREKLAKIYPDLPVSTSAGPLEPGIQEEVEVTLLALGYGPDEIARAWGLLPASENPADADAVIRFLLTQLGP